The Aestuariibius sp. HNIBRBA575 nucleotide sequence GTCCCAGTGGGTGTCAAACAAACCCAGTTTGTCCGTTAGGTTAATCTTTTGCATATGTGTGCCCTTAGCGTTGGCAGATAGAAGACTGAGAGGTGTTTGGCGCTGATCCCTTCTGAGCGGTCGCGCCAAAAGGCACGCTCAGAAGCGGCTAAGGAGAAGAAGCAGACCAAAGGCACGTGCAGAATTGCACGGCAATGATGGGATATGGGTCTGACTAATCATGCCGCCACTATAAACACAGATTGCCAATTGGAAAGAGCCAATTTGCAGTGTTTGAATGTGACATGCAACCAAACATCTCCAGGGGCAATCCGCGCCAAAAATCACCAAGTTGACGTAAGATACGATTGCCGTTCATCATTGGGGGCAATCTGTGGCGGATTGAGGCGGCATTGTGTCGGGAAAATCGAAAACGTCCACAATTGTGACGCGATTGAAAATTGATTTTCATTTACTTAATTGATTTGGCTGCATTTTTTTGGGTTTTGCGATCTTAGCAGAAAATCCCGGATTGTGTTCAGTAACATCACAAATCCATCTGATCGCCCGAAACTGTCCATGATTGAATGCGAGATTACGTTCAAGGCAGGTGAAATCGCATGCGTTCGCCAATGCGAGATTGCCAGTGCGAAATTGAAGGGACAAGTTAATGCCATCAGGTTATTTGGTAAATTTAGGTAACGGAACGCTGGACGCAGGCGATCAGATCGTTGGAACGCAAATCACGTTCACAACCGATCAAGTGTTGGGCACGGGGTCTTGGACCTGGAGCGGCGTCTGGGACGGCGACGGCAATACATATAACAACATCACAGATACGGGGTCGTATTATCTGGCCACGGATGGCAGTGTCTATTTTGTCCCTGATACTTGGAACATCACAGCAAATAACGGGTCCAGCGCAACCGCGGCCCCTGCATATACCGCTGATCCGAATATTTATGGCACAACGGGCAATGATGCCGATATCGAAGGCACGGCTGGTGACGATACGATTTACGGCGGCGATACAACGTCTGAAACCGGGACCGGGGCAGACACGATCAATGCAGGATCTGGCGATGACACGATCACATCCGGTGATGGCAATGATGTGATCAATGCAGGTGGCGGCGATGACAGCATCCTTGGCGGCGCTGGCAATGATACCATTCACGGCGATGATGCGACGCCTCCGGCCACTGGGGATGAAACCCTGAACTGGTCCGACGAAGGCACCGAAGGCACAAATATCTTTGGCGGTTTCACCCAGAATACCGGCGATATGGATGTCACCGTTAGTTTTTCCAATGACGGGAATGGCAACCTCTATCAGGTCGACACCGCGACCGGCCAATACTCAACTGGCAATGAAACCTTTGCGACCAATTCATCGCTGCAACTGGGCGGGGATGGCGGGCCAACCTCAACCACAACACTGGATTTTGATGCGGTAGATGGCACAGGTCTGGCCAACGAAGTGGTCGATGTGGCGTTTCGCATCAACGATATCGATCACAGCACATGGCATGATGATGTGACGATCAACGCCTATGATGCCGATGGCAATGCCGTCACCGTCTTGATCACGGCGGCGGGCGATGACATCGTCAATGGCAATACCATCACCGCGGGCACCAGCAGTGATGACGCCGGAGACGCAGCTGGGTCGGCATTGGTTGAAATCGCAGGCCCCGTGCATTCGGTTGAAATCGTCTATTCCAATGGTGGCACAACCAACCAATATCTGTGGGTCACGGACGTTCATTTCACCACCTATGTGGATGCGGACAATGACGACACCATTGATGCAGGTGCGGGCAACGACACCGTATATGGCTATGACGGCGTCGACAGCATTCTGGGCGGATCGGGCGACGATCAGCTTTATGGGGGCAATGACGCGGACGAAATCGACGGCGGCACCGGGGCTGATACCGTTTATGGTGGCGCGGGTGCGGATGACGTCTCTGGCGGCGCGGATGATGACGAAGTGCATGGCGATGGCGGCAATGACACCGTGTCGGGGAATGCGGGCGCGGATGATCTGTTTGGCGGCGCGGGCAATGACACGCTTTATGGTGGAGATGGTGCCGACACATTGACCGGCGGCACCGGTGATGATGTGCAATTCGGGGGATCGGGTGACGATACCTTTGCGTTGGACAATGGCTTTGGCACGGATACGATCACCGGGGGTGAAACCGGCGAAACCAATGGCGACACGTTGGATGCCAGCACGATCACTTCTGACATTGTGCTGGATCTCAGTGCGGTTGATGCCAATGATCCCGAAAGCGGCACATTGGTCACCGGCGGCAATACGGCGACATTTACCGAGATCGAAAATGTCATTCTGGGCAGCGGTGATGACACAATCACCGGCTCAAATGGCGTGGATAACGTTGATCTGGGCACAGGTGCGGACACGATCACAGGCGGCGCCGGCAACGACATCATTGATGTGGGCAACGACACGGATGAGGACACGCTGATCCTAGAAGACGGCTTTGGTCAGGATGTGATCACCAATTTCGAAGCGCCAACCGACAACGGCAATGGCACATTCACCGGCAATGATTTGGTGGATGTGACCAACCTGACGGATGCGCTGGGCGATCCGGTTTATGTGTCCGACGTGACCGTGACCGAAGATGGGTCCGGCAATGCAGTGCTGAATTTCCCGAATGGTGAAACCCTGACACTGGTCGGGATTTCTGTTGCGGCCATCGACGATCCTTATGCGCTGAACGCCATGGGCATTCCGATTTCCGACGGCACCGTCAGCGGCACGGCCGGTGCGGACGTGATTGATGGGTCCTACACAGGTGATCCTGATTATGATCTGGTGGATGCAGGCGACGCCATCCTGTCGGGCCATGCGGCCAATGACGATCTGATCGAAGCAGGCGCAGGCGGCGATACCGTTCTGGCCGGGGCTGGCGACGATACGATCTATGGCGAAGCAGGCGCAGATATTATCACCGGTGGGGCGGGCGACGACACCATCTTTGGTGGGGCGGATCAGGACGATATTCTGGTCGAAGACGGCTTTGGCGACGACATCGTGGATGGGGGTGCCACCGGCACCGACCAAGACGCGATTGATGCCTCTGCCCTGACCAGCGGCGTGGATGTCACCTATTCCGGTGACGAAGCTGGTGTTCTGAACAACGGCGCAGATTCCATCACATTCGCCGATATCGAAGAACTGGTTCTGACCGATAGCAACGACACGGTGGATGCATCCGCCGATAGCGCCGGCGCGACCATCACTGCTGGTGCGGGTGATGACACCATTACGGTCGGGACCGGCGATGATGTGATTGCTGGCGGTGCGGATCAGGATCAGGTCGAACTGATCGACGGCTTTGGCGATGACACCATTGTTGGCGGTGAAACCGGCACGGATCATGACATCTTGGACGCATCCGATCTGACATCTGGCGTTGACGTTACATATTCCGCCGATGAGGCTGGCCAGTTGGTTGGCGGTGCTGACACGGCGGACTTCTCAGAAATCGAAGAACTGGTTCTGACCGATAGCGACGACACGGTTGATGCAGCCGCAGACAGCGCTGGTGTGACGATCACGGCTGGTGCTGGCGACGACATAATCATCGGCGGGTCCGGAGATGATGTGATCAATGGCGGCGCGGATCAGGATCAGGTCAATCTGGTCGATGGGTTCGGCAGTGACACGATTGATGGCGGCGGCACAGGTGTGGATCAGGATGTGTTGGATGCATCCGCCCTGTCAACCGGCGTGACCGCGACCTATTTCGGCGACGAAGCGGGTTTGATGGCCAACGGCGCAGATGACGCAATCTTTAGCGATATCGAAGAGTTGGTGCTGACCGGCAGCAACGATGTTTTGGACGCTTCCGCCGACAGTGTTGGCGTGAACGTCGATGCAGGTGACGGCGCGGATACCATGATTGGCGGGTCGGGTGACGACACGCTGGATGGTGGCGCCGGTGATGACACTATTGCTGGTGGGCTGGGCGCAGATACCATTATCGGTGGCGCTGGCGACGACACGATTACATTTGCCCATGGCGATGTGGTCACAGGTGGCGACGGGGACGATACCTTTGTGCTGGCCGATCTGGGCGATGGCTCAAACGGCACAATCACCGTCACAGGTGGCGAAGGCGATGAAACCGGCGGCGATACACTGCAGCTGGGTGGTTTGGCCGACATGTCGACCCTCGTGATCACGGATCCAAGCGATGCAACCGGTGGTCTGACCGGGTCGGTCACACTGAATGACGGCACGTTGCTGAACTTTAGCGAGATTGAAAACATCATCTGTTTCACGCCTAACACCCGGATCGCGACGCCCCGTGGCGCGCGGATGATCCAGGACCTAAAGGTTGGGGATCTGGTGCTGACCCGCGATCATGGCATGCAGCCTGTGCGCTGGATCGAAGCCCGCACCGTGCCCGCATTGGACCGGTTCGCCCCGATCCGCATCCGCGAAGGCGTGCTGACAGGTCAGCAATCCGATCTGCTGGTATCCCCGCAGCACCGGATGTTGTTCCAGGGCTATTCTGCGGAATTGCTGTTTGGCGAAAGCGAAGTTCTGGTGGCCGCGACCCATCTGGTGGATGGCGTTGACGTCACCCGCGAAGAAGGCGGCGAAGTCACTTACATCCATATGATGTTTGATGAACACGAAATCATCTTTGCCGAAGGCGCCCCATCCGAAAGCTTCCACCCCGGTGACATTGGCCTGACGGCCGTCAGCGACGAAGCCCGCGAGGAATTGTTTGCCCTGTTCCCAGAACTGCGCAGCGATCCAAACGGCTATGGCCGCACAGCGCGCCGGTGCCTCAAATCCCATGAGGCCCGTTTGATCCGAGGCTAGTGTTTACCGCGAGTGGTTAGGGTAACGATTACTGAGAAGCGGCTTCTGTTGATGCCGCTTCTTGGCTGTTGGACCCTTGGTCTGTGACGGCATCTGTTGCAGGGGCCACATCAGCGCGGGTGACCAATGCCCCATCATCCCAAGCCCCGGTTTCAACCTCGCCAGAGGCGTAGCGCATCGTGCCTTCGCCCTGACGACGACCATTGCGAAACGCGCCTTCGTAAATCGCGCCATTGGTATAGGTCGCAACCCCCATGCCGGTGATCTGACCGTTTTGCCACTGACCTTGGTAGGTAAACCCATCCGTCATGGTGATTTTACCATTGCCATGGCGCTGTCCGGCGGCAAATTGCCCCTCATACAGCGTGCCATCCGCATAGGTGGCCACGCCCACACCGGACCGCTGACCATTTTCCCAAGCGCCCTCGTAGGTATAGCCATCCGCATAGGTCATTTTGCCCATGCCGTGGTTTTGCGCGTTCTGGAATTCGCCCTCATAAACCAATCCATTGGCATAGGTTGCAACTCCGGTTCCATTGATTACGCCCGCGGACCAAGCTCCGTCATAAGTGGACCCATCCGGATAGGTGATTTTGCCCATCCCATCGGCCAAATCAGCGCGAAATTGCCCCACATAGACCGATCCATCTGGATAGGTCACTTCGCCTTGGCCTTCGATTTGGCCATTGGCCCATGATCCGACATAGGTATAGCCATCCGCCCCGGTAAAGCTGCCTTGGCCGTGGCGTTTATCATTGGCAAATCCGCCCTGATAGACGTCGCCATTGGCATAGGTCACTGTCCCGGTGCCTTCGCGCCGTCCTGCGGCCAGGTCACCTTCGTAAATGTCGCCATTGGGCTGGATCAACCGACCTTGACCCTGAATTTGGCCGTTTACCCAAGTGCCCACATAGGTCATGCCATCGGGCAGGGTCAGCGTGCCTTGGCCTTCGCGTTCGCCATTGGCCAACGTGCCCTCATATAGGGCGCCATCAGGGTAGGTCACCATGCCTTGGCCATCTTTGACGCCATTGACCCATGTACCTTCGTAGATATAGCCGTTCGGGCTCTGCATTTTGCCTTCGCCGTGATGCATGGCGTTGCGAAATTCGCCTTCATAGGTCACGCCATTGGCATAGCTGGCCACGCCTTGACCGTTGATTTTGCCATCCACCCAGTCGCCTTCATAGGTGCCGCCATCGGCAAAGGTGATATTGCCGAACCCTTCGGGTTTGCCGGATGAAAACGCGCCCTGATAGACCGATCCATTGGGAAACCGCGCAATGCCCTGACCGCGAATTTCGCCTTCGAACCATTCGCCGGTATATTCATAGCCATTGGGCAAACGATAGGTGCCTTGCCCATGCTGACGTCCGTTCAGGAACGTGCCTTCGTACACGCCGCCATCGTCATATTGCTTGGTCTGAACGGTTTGCGCCCCAACCGGCGCAGACAGCGCAAGCGTGGCGGCAAGGATCCAGATTGGCAGGCTTTGGCGTGACATATGAACAGCTCCCTCACGTTTCTTGGCCGTAAGGTAGTTCAGCAATGGGGGCGGGGCAACGGGTTTGCGCAGCTTTGCTGTGGGTTGGTTGCGCGTGATTTGGTCAATCGGCTTTTACTTGACGTCTGATGCGGCTACATCTGGCGCCAACAGACGACAGAAAGGGTGCCGGAACATGGCCCAGACCACAGACCAGTTTCGCCTGACTTTGGCCCAATTGAACCCCGCCGTGGGCGCACTTGCTGAGAACGCAGATCAGGCCCGTGCCGCATGGCGCGAAGGGCGCGATGCGCGGGCCAATCTGGTGGCCCTGCCGGAAATGTTTATTTCCGGGTATCAGACCCAAGACCTTGTTCTGAAACGGGCTTTTGTGGCGGATTGCATGGCGCATATCCATGCGCTGGCGGCGGATTGCGCCGATGGACCCGCGCTGGGCATTGGCGGACCCGTCTATGAAGATGACGTGCTGTACAACGCCTATTTCATCCTGAAAGGCGGCAAAATCCACGCCCGGATGCTGAAGCATTTTCTGCCAAACTACACCGTCTTTGACGAACAGCGCCTGTTCGAACCCGGCCCAATCCAAGGCCCCTATGAAATCGACGGGATGCGCATTGGATCGCCGATCTGCGAAGATGCATGGTACGAAGATGTTTGCGAAGCCATGGTCGAATCCGGGGCCGAGATTCTGATGGTGCCCAACGGGTCGCCCTATTTCCGCAATAAATTCCCAATCCGCATGACCAATATGGTGTCGCGTGTGGTCGAAAATGACGTGCCGCTGGTCTATTTGAACATGATTGGCGGTCAGGATGATCAGATCTTCGACGGCGGGTCCTTTGTTCTGAACCGGGGTGGGGACTTGGCGTTGCAGATGCCTGTGTTTGACCGCGTGATCGCCCATGTGGATTTTGTCCGCGAGGATACCGGCTGGGTTGCGCAGGACGGGGACAAGGCGACGTTCCCTGATGATCTGGAACAGGATTACCGGGCCATGGTTATCGCGCTGGGCGATTACATGCGCAAAACCGGGTTCAAAAAGGTGCTGTTGGGCCTGTCTGGCGGGATCGATTCCGCGATTGTGGCCACCATCGCCGTGGATGCGCTGGGCGCGGATAATGTGCGCTGTGTGATGCTGCCGTCCGAATATACATCCCAAGGGTCGCTGGATGATGCCAAAGACATCGCCACGCGGCTGGGCTGTCACTATGATTTTGTGCCCATCGCCGAAGGGCGCGCCGCGATCACCAACACATTGGCCCCGCTATTTGAAGGACATGAACCCGGTCTGGCCGAGGAAAACATCCAATCCCGCCTGCGCGGATTGCTGTTGATGGCCATGTCCAACAAATTTGGCGAAATGCTGCTGACCACGGGCAATAAATCTGAGGTGGCCGTGGGCTATGCCACGATTTATGGCGATATGGCGGGCGGATATAACCCGATCAAAGACGTCTATAAAACACGGGTGTTTGATCTGTGTCGCTGGCGCAATGACAATCACCGCGATTGGATGGCTGGCCCCAGCGGCGAAGTGATCCCGGTGGCGATCATCGACAAACCCCCCAGCGCCGAACTGCGCCCCGATCAAAAAGACGAAGACAGCCTGCCACCCTATGACATTCTGGACGGCATCCTGACCATGTTGGTGGATGGCGATGCCAGCGTGGCGGAATGCGTGGCGGCGGGCTATGATCGGGATGTGGTGAAACGGGTCGAACATCTGCTGTATATCAGTGAATACAAACGGTTTCAGTCCGCCCCCGGTGCCCGTCTGACGATGCATGCGTTCTGGCTGGACCGGCGCTATCCGATTGTGAACCGCTGGCGCGATCAAAGCTGAGGATTGCGCGAACCTGTGATATACTCGGATTGGGATCCCACAAAGGAGCGCGCAATGGCAGACAATAAAACCCAGATCACAGCCCAATCGGTTGAGGATTTTATCGCCAGCATTGACCATCCCACGCGCCGCGCGGATGCGATTGTGCTGGATCAGATGTTTCGACGGGTCACGGGATATACGCCGCGCATGTGGGGCCCGACCATTATCGGCTATGGCCAGTATCACTATACCTATAAAACCGGTCGCCAGGGGGATTCACTGGCCACCGGGTTTAGTCCACGCAAGGCCAGCCAGTCGATCTATATCATGCCCGGATACGCCAATTTCGCCGACATCATGGCCCGGCTTGGCAAACATAAAACCGGGCGGGCCTGTCTGTATGTGAACAAGCTGGCGGATATTGATATGGACGTGCTCGAAGAGCTGGTGCGTGCAGGTCTGAAAGACCTAAACAGCCATTGGCCGGTCGTGCCGACCTGAGCGTTAAAGCGGCGTCACCACACATTCCGCCAGATTATTCTGGGCATCCTCAGCACGACACAATTGCGTGCCTTCGGTCATGACCGCAGCACTGGCCGCGGCAGCGCCATGGGCCAAGGCCTGTTCAATCCCCAGCCCCCGCGCCATGGCGTAAGTGAACCCACCAACAAAGCTGTCGCCCGCGCCAACTTTGCTGCGCACCGGCACGTCAGCGGCGGCCACATGCAGACGGCGATCAGCATCGGCCCAGACCGACCCATCCGCACCACGCGCGACAATCACCATCCGTGCTGCGCCCCGTTTCACCAGCGTTTCAGCGAAATTGGCGCTGTCCTGTCGGGTCGGCAGGGGACGGCGCGCCAGTGTTTCGGCTTCGTGTTGATCCATACGCAACACCAAAGGCAGGCTGTCCTGACCCGCGGCCAGATGCGCCAAGAGCGGCCCGGATGTGTCCAGAATGATATCTGTCGCATCATCGGCGAAATCACGGCAAATGTCGGCATATAAATCAGGCGCTGCGCCGGCTGGTCCCGACCCGGACAACACCACCAGCCCAGTGTCAGGCGCGGCCGCGCGAATGGCACTGCGCGCATCTTTGATGTCAACCGCCCCCCAATCCGGGCCGGGCAGCATGAAACGGAACTGCGCGTTGATCGACAGGTCCGTCACCGCAAGGCTCTGACGGGTTTCGCTGGGGGCGTCATGGATGATCAGGTCCAGATTGGCCTGCTGCAACTGAGCGCGCAATCGCTGACCGGTATCGCCCCCCAATGCGACGAAACATTTCGATTGGCCACCCAGTTGATCAATCGCGCGACTGACATTGATGCCACCACCGCCGGGATCGGTTTCTGGTGGGGTACAGCGCAGTTTTACGCCCGGCGCGACTTGGGCAACCGAAGTGGCAATATCGAGGGCGGGGTTTAACGTAATGGTCAGAATTTCGCGCATCTTGGCCCTCTGGTTTGTCTGGGGCAGTTTCGCCCGAACGGGTGCCCATCACAAGCGGCCAATCCAGTAACGACATATGGACAAACCGGGCACATTATGAAAAGGCCTGCATAACAGGAGACCCACATGACAACCACACGTTTTGCCCCATCGCCCACCGGATATCTGCATATCGGCAATCTGCGCGCCGCTTTGTTCAATTATGCCATCGCGCGACAGGCAGGTGGAACATTTGTGCTGCGGATTGATGACACCGATCCGGAACGCTCCAAAGAAGAATATGTCGATGCCATCAAAGAAGACCTGACATGGCTTGGCATCAGCTGGGATCGGATCGAACGGCAGTCCGAACGGCTGGATCGGTACGACGCCGCCAAGCAGCGCCTGATCGATATGGGGCGACTGTATGAGTGTTTCGAAACCCCGACTGAGCTGGACCTGAAGCGTAAGAAACAGCTGAACATGGGCAAACCGCCGGTTTATGATCGCGGTGCTCTGGACCTGACGGATGCCCAAAAAGACGCCTATCGCGCCGAAGGGCGCAAAGGCCATTGGCGGTTCAAGCTGGATCAGGAGCGGATCGAATGGACCGACGGCATACTGGGCGACATTTCCATTGATGCCGCATCCGTGTCCGACCCGGTTCTGATCCGGGGGGACGGGCAGGTTCTGTACACAATCGCGTCTGTGGTGGATGACACCGAAATGGGCATCACCGATGTTGTGCGCGGATCGGATCACGTGACCAACACCGCCACGCAAATCCAGATCATTCAGGCGCTGGGTGGGGCTGTGCCACGGTTTGCACACCATTCCCTGCTGACCGGCCCGCAGGGCGAAGCATTGTCCAAACGGCTGGGCACATTGGCGTTGCGCGATCAGCGGGCCAATGGGCTGGCCCCGATGGCGATCCTCAGCCACATGGCGCGGCTGGGGTCATCCGATCCGGTGGAGCTGCGCGAAACCGTGGCGGAAATTGTCGACGGGTTTAACCTGTCCAAATTCGGCGCTGCGCCAACCAAATTTGATGTGGCTGATCTGGTGCCGCTGACCCAGCGCTGGCTGGCGGCACGGCCATTGGCCGAAGTGGCCGACCAAGTTTCCGCCGCAGGAGTGCCGGATGCGCAGGCTGACCTGTTTTGGTCTGTGGTGCGTGAAAACATCGAAACCTTGGATGATTTGCCGCAATGGTGGGCATTGTTCCGCGATGGCGCCACCGCCAAAGTGGCAGAAGAAGACGCTGAATTTGTCGCGCAAGCCTTTGATATGTTGGGGGAACCCCCTTATGCGGCGGATGCGTGGTCCAGCTGGACCAGCGCCGTCAAAGCCCAAACAGGCCGCAAAGGCAAAGGCCTGTTCATGCCCCTGCGCCGCGCGGTGACCGGTCTGGATCGCGGTCCGGATATGTCGGATGTGATGCAGTTGATGCAGGTAAAACCCAAGCTGTAAGCGCGCGTAAACCCGTACAGAGGGCCATCTGCTTGTCCTCTGTGCGTGTGCGCACACAAAAAACCCAAGACCTGATCGACCTGCCGCGTTATGCACAGGCATGACAGAACAAGCAAAATTCCTGAACGGGTCGCTGATGCGGCATATCGCGATCATGTCGCTGACCTCCAGCTTTGGGCTGATGGCGGTGTTCCTCGTCGATTTTGTCGACATGATCTTTATCTCAATGCTGGGCAAAGCAGAACTGGCCGCCGCCATCGGATATGCGGGTGCGATCCTGTTTTTTACCAGCTCGTTTGGCATCGGCATGGCGATTTCTGCCGGGGCGTTGGTGTCGCGGGCCTTGGGGGCGGGAGACACGGCATTGGCACAGGCCAAAGCCAGCCATACATTGATCTACGGCTTTGTTTTTGGCGTCATTTTTTCAGCCTTGGTTTGGTTTAATATCAGACCCCTAGCCCAATTGCTGGGCGCGCAGGGCGACACGCTGGATCTGGCGGTGCGGTATCTGCAAATCATCATCCCATCCCTGCCAATCCTATTGTTGGGAATGGTTGGCGGCGCAATTTTGCGCGCCCATGGGGATGCCCGCCGGTCGATGTTTGCCACGTTCTGGGGCGCGATTGTGAACGCTGTGTTGGACCCGATCCTGATCTTTGGCTTTGATCTGGAATTGACCGGTGCGGCCATGGCATCGGTGGCGGCGCGGATCGTGATCGCAACCGCGTCAATTCTGCCAATTTTCCGCTATTATGGCGGGCTTGGGCGGCCCAAAGCCAAAGAATTGGCCAGCGATTTATCCCCGGTCATGGCATTGGCGATCCCGGCGATTCTGACGCAATTGGCCACCCCAATCGGACAGGCCTATGTGACCCGCGCAATGGCGACCTATGGTGAACAAGCCGTCGCTGGGATGGCCATCATCGGTCGATTGATCCCGGTTGGCTTTGCGGTGATCTTTGCACTGTCGGGGGCGATTGGGCCGATCATCGGTCAGAACTTTGGCGCAGGGCAGATGGACCGCGTGCGCCAATCCTTCAAAGAGGGATTGCTGTTCACCGCAGGCATTGTCGTGGTTGTTTCCGCGATCTTCTTTGCCTTGCGCAGCCCGCTGGAATTGCTGTTTGCACTGGACGGCGAGGCGCGCCAATTGGTGTTCCTGTTTGCCGGCCCACTGTCGTTGTTGTTCTTTTTCAACGGGGCGATTTTTGTGGCCAATGCTGCGTTTAACAATCTGGGCCATCCGTTTTATTCCACTTGGATCAACTGGGGCCGCCACACTTTGGGCACGGTGCCGTTTGTGATGCTAGGGTCCGCATGGCTGGGTGCGCCGGGCGTGATCATCGGGCAATATCTGGGCGGTGTTGTGTTCGGGATTGTCGCCATTTGGCTGGCCTGGCGGGTGATTTCGTCAGGCGGCGCCGCGGATACGCGTGAACCATTCCACCGTCATCTCACTCTGTTTGGGAACCTCCAACGGCGTCGCTAATCCGTCCAACAGATCATCGACCGTTTTGGTTTCCTGCGCGGTCAATGTCTGCGCGCGCGGATAGATCGGGCATGCGCGATCGTTCAACACAGGAACATCCCAACCGGCCGTGGTGTCGGCAAAATGCTGCGCCCCGTCGGGACCCATCAAACGCAGATAGCCCTGAATGACAACATCCGGATAAGACAGCAAAATCCGGTGCGATTGATTGGTGCGAACAGTGGTGTCCGGGTCCACTTCGTAGATCATGGTCTGGGGCAGTGCGTGCGAAATATCGACCCGGCGGTAGGCGCGTTCACGTTCGTCCAATGCCGCCCAATCCTGATCCGGGACCTGCGCGACCATACCGTGAATGGTGCTGTCAGCATGGGGTTCCACGCTGAGATATCCAAGTGTGCGATGCGGCGAAAAACGCCAGACACGTCGCCACCCAGACAGGGTGGCTGGCTTAGGGGACGGATAGGTGTGTGTGTCCAGATTGACCAATGAGCCATAGCCAAAGAAATGGCGGCTCATGTCCAGCCACCCAGAGCGCGGATCGCCGTTGAAGATGCGTTCGACATAGGCAAATTCACAAAACACCAAGCCGGTGTGCCGACACGGGCCAACAGCTGCGATTGCCGCCCTTGCAGCCGGTAATGCCGGTAAATCTGCGCGGCCGGTGACATGCGCGCAGAAATACGTTGGCCGGGTCGGGCCAGAACGCCAACAGGCACATGGTCCATGATCGACCGCCAATCCTGCCACAGATGAAACTGCGCCAGATTATCCGCCCCCATGAGCCAGACAAACCGCACCCCAGGGTAAATCGCGTGAAGCTTTGACAGGGTTTGCGCCGTGTACCGGGTGCCCAGACGGGTTTCGATGTCGGTTATCTGCACCTTTGGATGGGCCATGATGGTTTGGGCGATTTGCAGGCGTCGTGCCATGGGGGCAGGGCCCGTTTGCTTTAATGGATTACCGGGGCTGACCAGCCACCAAACTTGATCCAAGCCAAAGCGTTTCAACGCATTTTGCGTAATATGCACATGCCCATCATGAGCAGGATCAAAAGATCCACCCAATAAACCAACCACTTGTCCCGATCGGGCCTGAGGATG carries:
- a CDS encoding DUF1801 domain-containing protein; translated protein: MADNKTQITAQSVEDFIASIDHPTRRADAIVLDQMFRRVTGYTPRMWGPTIIGYGQYHYTYKTGRQGDSLATGFSPRKASQSIYIMPGYANFADIMARLGKHKTGRACLYVNKLADIDMDVLEELVRAGLKDLNSHWPVVPT
- the gltX gene encoding glutamate--tRNA ligase, which encodes MTTTRFAPSPTGYLHIGNLRAALFNYAIARQAGGTFVLRIDDTDPERSKEEYVDAIKEDLTWLGISWDRIERQSERLDRYDAAKQRLIDMGRLYECFETPTELDLKRKKQLNMGKPPVYDRGALDLTDAQKDAYRAEGRKGHWRFKLDQERIEWTDGILGDISIDAASVSDPVLIRGDGQVLYTIASVVDDTEMGITDVVRGSDHVTNTATQIQIIQALGGAVPRFAHHSLLTGPQGEALSKRLGTLALRDQRANGLAPMAILSHMARLGSSDPVELRETVAEIVDGFNLSKFGAAPTKFDVADLVPLTQRWLAARPLAEVADQVSAAGVPDAQADLFWSVVRENIETLDDLPQWWALFRDGATAKVAEEDAEFVAQAFDMLGEPPYAADAWSSWTSAVKAQTGRKGKGLFMPLRRAVTGLDRGPDMSDVMQLMQVKPKL
- a CDS encoding MATE family efflux transporter, giving the protein MTEQAKFLNGSLMRHIAIMSLTSSFGLMAVFLVDFVDMIFISMLGKAELAAAIGYAGAILFFTSSFGIGMAISAGALVSRALGAGDTALAQAKASHTLIYGFVFGVIFSALVWFNIRPLAQLLGAQGDTLDLAVRYLQIIIPSLPILLLGMVGGAILRAHGDARRSMFATFWGAIVNAVLDPILIFGFDLELTGAAMASVAARIVIATASILPIFRYYGGLGRPKAKELASDLSPVMALAIPAILTQLATPIGQAYVTRAMATYGEQAVAGMAIIGRLIPVGFAVIFALSGAIGPIIGQNFGAGQMDRVRQSFKEGLLFTAGIVVVVSAIFFALRSPLELLFALDGEARQLVFLFAGPLSLLFFFNGAIFVANAAFNNLGHPFYSTWINWGRHTLGTVPFVMLGSAWLGAPGVIIGQYLGGVVFGIVAIWLAWRVISSGGAADTREPFHRHLTLFGNLQRRR
- a CDS encoding NAD+ synthase, whose protein sequence is MAQTTDQFRLTLAQLNPAVGALAENADQARAAWREGRDARANLVALPEMFISGYQTQDLVLKRAFVADCMAHIHALAADCADGPALGIGGPVYEDDVLYNAYFILKGGKIHARMLKHFLPNYTVFDEQRLFEPGPIQGPYEIDGMRIGSPICEDAWYEDVCEAMVESGAEILMVPNGSPYFRNKFPIRMTNMVSRVVENDVPLVYLNMIGGQDDQIFDGGSFVLNRGGDLALQMPVFDRVIAHVDFVREDTGWVAQDGDKATFPDDLEQDYRAMVIALGDYMRKTGFKKVLLGLSGGIDSAIVATIAVDALGADNVRCVMLPSEYTSQGSLDDAKDIATRLGCHYDFVPIAEGRAAITNTLAPLFEGHEPGLAEENIQSRLRGLLLMAMSNKFGEMLLTTGNKSEVAVGYATIYGDMAGGYNPIKDVYKTRVFDLCRWRNDNHRDWMAGPSGEVIPVAIIDKPPSAELRPDQKDEDSLPPYDILDGILTMLVDGDASVAECVAAGYDRDVVKRVEHLLYISEYKRFQSAPGARLTMHAFWLDRRYPIVNRWRDQS
- a CDS encoding gamma-glutamylcyclotransferase family protein, with protein sequence MSRHFFGYGSLVNLDTHTYPSPKPATLSGWRRVWRFSPHRTLGYLSVEPHADSTIHGMVAQVPDQDWAALDERERAYRRVDISHALPQTMIYEVDPDTTVRTNQSHRILLSYPDVVIQGYLRLMGPDGAQHFADTTAGWDVPVLNDRACPIYPRAQTLTAQETKTVDDLLDGLATPLEVPKQSEMTVEWFTRIRGAA
- a CDS encoding 1-phosphofructokinase family hexose kinase, with product MREILTITLNPALDIATSVAQVAPGVKLRCTPPETDPGGGGINVSRAIDQLGGQSKCFVALGGDTGQRLRAQLQQANLDLIIHDAPSETRQSLAVTDLSINAQFRFMLPGPDWGAVDIKDARSAIRAAAPDTGLVVLSGSGPAGAAPDLYADICRDFADDATDIILDTSGPLLAHLAAGQDSLPLVLRMDQHEAETLARRPLPTRQDSANFAETLVKRGAARMVIVARGADGSVWADADRRLHVAAADVPVRSKVGAGDSFVGGFTYAMARGLGIEQALAHGAAAASAAVMTEGTQLCRAEDAQNNLAECVVTPL